The proteins below are encoded in one region of Triticum aestivum cultivar Chinese Spring chromosome 1B, IWGSC CS RefSeq v2.1, whole genome shotgun sequence:
- the LOC123085379 gene encoding uncharacterized protein, which yields MVWQRPDPPPPATGSSRSDGGEAGDRWEAAARAMSGAAKEKSTGAKEPSPQPPPPLPPAGQAATKIINEICVNCSLPGHFAPRCPTIRCEKCNKLGHMAQLCQTLRPWECVPLMCGFQSPGQGFFYIPDMCIAKQSTEKTNNVVITIVEGVASVKEIEHEFNAIFAKKPGKKKWRCTARSIGPNKFVMRFPNASEVERACCYGKRMPLMEGAVVVCITPWTASIGAKGILEKAWVRVRNIPIEKRCAEHAAYAGALVGITLEVDESTIHKPEYVRILLGCREVERIPPSAEGMLGEQYYDFFYEVEKTVTSGASKAQSSIAVDSSASPSFPKKARMGSYPADSMGQGETSASMVGTYSSQNYDKGGQRLAVVAESEEEEESDDGNHTELLIETMAREHADEKMVHCDPLNGGVVCGKNQEEMGKDEMAGALTHDVRVQKGAWGILTPIPPSPLYLQYEDTTYGGVISPLADYVTWPSLPHIVPLEEGSMEGGENYSSYTVESPSGSPIQDKMVGEEYAPRRQMQKLEKIEEVATNRMRKRDAEGLLKAEDKVKLQDGVKRLAHAAAVLADRPFPRDRLRLGDRDGIQIG from the coding sequence ATGGTCTGGCAGCGCCCAGATCCACCACCACCGGCGACCGGGAGCTCGAGATCTGACGGTGGCGAGGCCGGAGACAGATGGGAAGCTGCCGCGCGGGCCATGAGCGGCGCGGCCAAGGAGAAGTCGACAGGGGCTAAGGAGCCATCTCCGCAACCCCCGCCTCCACTTCCACCGGCTGGACAAGCTGCAACCAAAATTATCAATGAGATCTGCGTCAACTGCTCCCTCCCAGGTCACTTTGCTCCTCGCTGCCCTACTATTCGTTGTGAGAAGTGCAACAAGCTAGGTCACATGGCTCAACTATGCCAAACTCTGAGGCCCTGGGAATGCGTACCTCTCATGTGCGGATTCCAGTCTCCTGGTCAGGGTTTTTTCTATATTCCTGATATGTGCATCGCCAAGCAGAGTACAGAAAAAACTAACAATGTAGTGATCACTATTGTGGAAGGGGTAGCATCTGTGAAAGAGATTGAGCATGAATTCAATGCCATCTTTGCAAAAAAGCCTGGTAAGAAGAAATGGCGCTGTACGGCTCGTTCCATTGGCCCTAACAAGTTTGTGATGCGCTTCCCTAATGCTAGTGAGGTGGAGAGGGCTTGCTGTTATGGGAAACGTATGCCTTTGATGGAAGGGGCTGTGGTGGTTTGTATTACACCCTGGACGGCATCTATAGGGGCAAAAGGAATATTAGAAAAAGCGTGGGTGAGGGTTCGTAACATTCCTATAGAAAAAAGATGTGCTGAACATGCAGCTTATGCTGGGGCTTTGGTGGGGATAACACTTGAGGTTGATGAATCTACAATTCATAAACCTGAGTATGTCAGGATCCTGCTGGGGTGCAGAGAGGTGGAAAGAATTCCCCCCTCGGCCGAAGGAATGCTTGGGGAGCAATATtatgatttcttttatgaagttgAGAAAACTGTAACATCAGGGGCTAGCAAGGCCCAGTCCTCTATTGCAGTTGACAGCAGTGCATCTCCTTCCTTCCCCAAGAAAGCCAGGATGGGATCCTATCCTGCTGATTCTATGGGGCAGGGGGAAACAAGTGCTTCCATGGTTGGTACATATTCATCTCAAAATTATGACAAAGGGGGGCAGAGGTTGGCTGTAGTGGctgaaagtgaagaagaagaagaaagtgatgATGGTAATCATACTGAACTGCTTATTGAAACCATGGCTAGAGAGCATGCTGATGAGAAAATGGTTCATTGTGACCCTCTTAATGGGGGCGTTGTTTGTGGAAAAAATCAAGAGGAGATGGGGAAAGATGAGATGGCTGGAGCTCTCACCCATGATGTCAGGGTTCAAAAAGGTGCTTGGGGAATTTTGACTCCTATTCCTCCTTCACCCCTCTATCTCCAATATGAAGACACAACTTATGGGGGTGTTATCTCTCCTCTGGCAGATTATGTCACATGGCCATCCCTTCCTCATATTGTTCCTCTTGAGGAAGGATCTATGGAAGGGGGAGAGAACTACAGTTCTTACACAGTCGAGTCCCCATCGGGGTCACCAATTCAGGATAAAATGGTGGGTGAGGAATATGCACCACGGAGACAGATGCAGAAGCTGGAAAAAATAGAGGAGGTGGCCACCAACAGGATGAGGAAGCGAGACGCAGAAG
- the LOC123085365 gene encoding uncharacterized protein, whose amino-acid sequence MKFRVVCRKLYDYVRYDLKEIAFPSSLPDPPGTKRHPKLTLKEKWCILKEATRLYGASWVRDIGPELRPNDYKKVKEESDPNSSKAKEGKTTSEPSLLEDLAVAAKGGAETLKPALRRIYMTRASTYTSAVKNYVETYQEGLKDVLDEKVAGKDHQQGNEPRGPSTPPPSPPPPSSS is encoded by the coding sequence ATGAAGTTCAGAGTTGTTTGCAGGAAGTTGTATGATTATGTGAGGTATGATCTTAAAGAGATCGCCTTCCCATCTTCTCTGCCAGACCCTCCGGGCACCAAGAGGCATCCTAAGCTCACGCTGAAAGAGAAATGGTGCATCCTCAAGGAGGCAACCAGGCTCTACGGGGCTTCCTGGGTCAGGGACATCGGTCCCGAGCTCAGGCCAAATGATTACAAGAAGGTCAAAGAGGAGTCTGACCCTAACAGCAGCAAGGCCAAGGAGGGGAAAACTACGAGCGAGCCTAGTCTGCTTGAGGATCTCGCAGTGGCAGCAAAGGGCGGGGCGGAGACGCTGAAGCCTGCGCTGCGGCGCATATACATGACCCGCGCGTCTACCTACACGAGTGCGGTGAAGAACTATGTGGAGACCTATCAGGAAGGGCTGAAGGATGTCTTGGATGAGAAAGTTGCTGGGAAGGATCACCAGCAAGGCAATGAGCCAAGGGGACCATCGACGCCGCCTCCATCACCGCCCCCGCCATCATCGTCATGA